The nucleotide sequence TACGAATTTTTGCCTTAGATGGGCGCACCTTGGGAGCCTTCAGTTTTAGTTCCCTGGCCGTCTCGAATAACTCTCGGATTAGCACATCAAATGAATTGTCATCAGCATCTTCGGGAAGACTTTCAACTCTGCCTTCATAGGCCAAAGTATACAATTCCAAATGATGCTTCCCCATAGCACGAGCCAGTTTCCTCAGGGTTTCGGGTGTGGGGCAAGTTCCCTTAAAGCAAGCTCCCCGCAGCCTAGGCTGGGGCACACCAGACAACTCCGCTAGATGGTTCATACTAATACCTTGCTCTTCTAAATAGCGCAGAATAAACCGTCCAAGGGAGGAGCAATCTTCTGGTTTGATTTGTAACCGTGCTGGCATTCGTCTGCGATCAGGAATCTAGTAGGCAGTTCAGAGATAACTCCAGTGCTGTAGAAGCAGCGTTCACATCACTGGGAATTTGGTCAGGTAGTGATTTTTTAACGGCTGTGGGAGTTGAGTGTACAAAAAGGACAACACAGGATTGATCCTAAGTATGATTACTCTGAATAGCTGGACATTTAAGCTAAAGCATCGAAACGGTACAATTCTAGCTTATATTGCCTTCGTCCAGGGTGCAGTGCGGAGGAACTTAGGCTGAGCACTAAACAGAGGGCAAAAGCTGGCATTGTTGGTCTAGGGCAGTTTCGACCGTCTTGAGTAAGGGGGGGGTGGTCTGGCAACCAATCCTTTGGGTTCAGCACTATTGAACAATAGTTACATTTATGGTGGTAACCTTAAGAAATATCAAAAAACATTTGCAAAAACCTAACTTTTCAAACGCCTTTAGATGTGTTGAGGACTATGGCTTAGAACACTAAAAAATTTGGAAGTTTCTCACTGAATATGTACTGGATAAATTGTCTTGTTTTCCAGACTAGGCAAGATGTTAGCGATCTAGGAATGTTACCTTTCTGGATTAATTTAGCACCTATGATAGAAGGCAGCTAGCGTGATGATGTGCCATGAGATCGTCGAAGAATCACGTGTTGGTTTTGGGAAAAGAGTCGGATGATTTGCACGCACTGGGATCTGTGCTGGCGGATTTGAGCTGCTCTGTTACAATTGCTGATTCTGAAGATCAAGCTGTATTTCATGTTGATCAAGCCCCACCCTGTCTAGTGATTTTGGCAGGTAACCACCATGCTTGGTCATCAGCCGTGGTAGAAAGGCTCCGGCGTAACACCAACACCAGTTGGGCAACGATCGTCGTCCTGACCGATTTCCATGCTTCCAGTTGGCTGCACCACGATGAATACCCCGGCTTCGATGGGTTTTTGGTTAAGCCTGTGGCCAATGATATTTTGACCTCCTTGGTTCAATCTGCTCAAGCTCGGCAAGTCTGTCAAATGCTGCGCTCAGCAGTTTCTTGTTCCTGACTATGCTTCAGTTTGCGCCTGTCTATCCTTGGCTTTATCGGGTCTTGC is from Cyanobacteriota bacterium and encodes:
- a CDS encoding helix-turn-helix transcriptional regulator produces the protein MPARLQIKPEDCSSLGRFILRYLEEQGISMNHLAELSGVPQPRLRGACFKGTCPTPETLRKLARAMGKHHLELYTLAYEGRVESLPEDADDNSFDVLIRELFETARELKLKAPKVRPSKAKIRKALLELGFSTDVDDRNQIEAS
- a CDS encoding response regulator, coding for MRSSKNHVLVLGKESDDLHALGSVLADLSCSVTIADSEDQAVFHVDQAPPCLVILAGNHHAWSSAVVERLRRNTNTSWATIVVLTDFHASSWLHHDEYPGFDGFLVKPVANDILTSLVQSAQARQVCQMLRSAVSCS